The following proteins are encoded in a genomic region of Amycolatopsis sulphurea:
- a CDS encoding AfsR/SARP family transcriptional regulator, with translation MTGVQAPEFGVLGPLSAVVGGTAAPLGSAKTRIALATLLLRANHVVSVEELIDRLWNGEPPRGARNAAQAYVMRLRNVLGEAGGLIRTQPPGYLLELTPEMLDLGRFRLRIAAAGRAQSAGDPAAEAGELRAALEIWRGVPLADVPSEVLQAQEATRLSEERLQAWERLIDVELGLGRHAGLIGELHTLTEENRLREHFWDQLMQALHRSGRQADALAVYRKVTTLLREELGIDPGEALRRRHQEVLRSDPGTTGPASAAAWTAPFQLPADVADFVGRDGLLATIRELTTRPGRNRLAVPVVVLSGPPGVGKTALATHAGHALRADFPDGVLYVNLRGYSTSPPLAATDALARFLRALGVAPERIPHEIDEQSSVLRSLLSGRRVLMILDNAASPEHIRPLLPSDPSCAVLITSRDNLQGLVALDGARRLPVGVVSAQEAGAMVGNIVGAERVAAEPAATGAFAAACGYLPLGLRIAATNLAGSGGRSIAEYVERLRPGTKLDAMEIEGDDQAAVRLAFDLSYSTVKPALSQFFRTVSSIPGPDFEVLAAAAVTGTAPAEAQRMLDRLTATNLIGTGAPGRHHFHDLIKEFAAERARELDPPGERDAALTRLFARYRQRTHTACELLYPDAHLLGSAVAEDPPWPSPAAALNWLDAEAENLVALICAPPPGAPVWELAYALLPYLQRGRQDSLWQSAFGAGLRAAEQAGDARGQAAIHRGLSRMLFHHAGYDQSEAHMREAARLFRESGDPVGEARAHTGLGSIYGELGRLDESMVHLEEALRLGGDTAGRSTTLFDLGMTQIHLGRVAEASENLTEARQLARQQQLRHLEIRCVGAFGFRDLWAGQLRSALLSFGEAMAGWTELQFSPGITEIARNIAKACLEAGRPDLAHDLGRRALAWAQAADVAWLITGSHVLLGDTALAEQDFGAARQHFAQARTLAHHGGADYWVAAIDRGLASGHRRSGELTEAAGLAKKGLDEVLPRDRGQAHAELSAVRLAQGEIREAIDHAGHAEAIAEEYGYRLDGAHARRAAAAARRAAGDTAAADDLDRQADAALDGIRAEAAPVVPDVVALVPPHQPG, from the coding sequence TTGACCGGAGTCCAGGCGCCCGAGTTCGGTGTGCTCGGGCCGCTGTCCGCGGTCGTCGGCGGGACGGCCGCGCCGCTGGGCTCGGCCAAGACCCGGATCGCGCTCGCGACCCTGCTGCTGCGGGCCAACCACGTGGTGTCGGTCGAGGAGCTGATCGACCGGCTGTGGAACGGCGAACCGCCGCGCGGCGCCCGGAACGCGGCGCAGGCCTACGTGATGCGGCTGCGCAACGTGCTGGGCGAGGCGGGCGGGCTGATCCGCACCCAGCCGCCGGGTTACCTGCTCGAACTCACGCCGGAGATGCTCGACCTGGGCCGGTTCCGGCTGCGGATCGCCGCCGCGGGGCGGGCGCAGTCGGCGGGCGATCCCGCCGCCGAGGCCGGCGAGCTGCGGGCCGCGCTGGAGATCTGGCGGGGCGTGCCGCTGGCCGACGTGCCCTCGGAGGTGCTCCAGGCCCAGGAGGCCACCCGGCTGTCCGAGGAACGGCTGCAGGCCTGGGAGCGGCTGATCGACGTCGAACTCGGCCTGGGCAGGCACGCCGGGCTGATCGGCGAGCTGCACACGCTGACCGAGGAGAACCGGCTCCGCGAGCACTTCTGGGACCAGCTGATGCAGGCCCTGCACCGCTCCGGGCGGCAGGCCGACGCGCTGGCGGTGTATCGCAAGGTCACCACGCTGTTGCGCGAGGAGCTGGGCATCGACCCGGGCGAGGCGCTGCGCCGCAGGCACCAGGAGGTCCTGCGCAGCGATCCCGGGACGACAGGGCCTGCGTCGGCGGCAGCGTGGACAGCCCCGTTCCAGCTGCCCGCCGACGTGGCCGATTTCGTCGGCCGCGACGGGCTGCTCGCCACCATCCGCGAGCTGACCACCCGGCCCGGCCGGAACCGGCTCGCGGTGCCGGTGGTGGTGCTGTCCGGCCCGCCGGGGGTCGGCAAGACCGCGCTGGCCACGCACGCCGGGCACGCCCTGCGCGCGGATTTCCCGGACGGCGTGCTGTACGTCAACCTGCGCGGCTACTCGACCAGCCCGCCGCTGGCCGCGACAGACGCGCTGGCCCGGTTCCTGCGTGCGCTCGGGGTCGCCCCGGAACGCATCCCGCACGAGATCGACGAGCAGAGTTCGGTGCTGCGCTCGCTGCTGAGCGGGCGGCGGGTGCTGATGATCCTGGACAACGCGGCCAGCCCGGAGCACATCCGGCCGCTGCTGCCGTCCGACCCGTCCTGCGCGGTGCTGATCACCAGCCGGGACAATCTGCAGGGCCTGGTCGCGCTCGACGGGGCACGGCGGCTGCCGGTCGGCGTGGTGTCCGCGCAGGAGGCCGGGGCGATGGTGGGCAACATCGTCGGCGCCGAACGGGTCGCCGCGGAGCCCGCCGCGACCGGTGCGTTCGCCGCCGCCTGCGGCTATCTGCCGCTCGGGCTGCGGATCGCCGCGACCAACCTCGCCGGTTCAGGCGGCCGGTCCATCGCCGAGTACGTCGAGCGGCTGCGTCCTGGCACCAAGCTCGACGCGATGGAGATCGAGGGTGACGACCAGGCGGCCGTGCGGCTGGCCTTCGATCTGTCCTACAGCACGGTGAAACCCGCGCTGTCACAGTTCTTCCGGACGGTGAGCAGCATTCCCGGGCCGGATTTCGAGGTGCTCGCCGCGGCCGCCGTGACCGGCACCGCGCCGGCCGAGGCGCAGCGCATGCTCGACCGGCTCACCGCGACCAACCTGATCGGCACCGGCGCGCCCGGACGGCATCATTTCCACGACCTGATCAAGGAGTTCGCCGCGGAACGGGCCCGCGAGCTGGACCCGCCCGGGGAGCGCGACGCGGCGCTCACCCGGCTGTTCGCCCGATACCGGCAGCGCACGCACACCGCGTGCGAACTGCTCTACCCGGACGCGCATCTGCTCGGTTCCGCGGTCGCGGAGGACCCGCCGTGGCCCTCCCCCGCGGCCGCGCTGAACTGGCTGGACGCCGAGGCGGAGAACCTGGTCGCGCTGATCTGCGCGCCGCCGCCCGGCGCGCCGGTCTGGGAACTCGCCTACGCCCTGCTCCCCTATCTGCAGCGCGGACGGCAGGATTCGCTTTGGCAGTCCGCGTTCGGCGCCGGATTGCGGGCCGCCGAACAGGCCGGTGACGCGCGCGGGCAGGCCGCCATCCACCGCGGTCTCAGCCGGATGCTGTTCCACCACGCCGGCTACGACCAGTCCGAAGCGCACATGCGGGAGGCGGCGCGGCTGTTCCGGGAGTCCGGTGATCCGGTCGGCGAGGCCCGCGCGCACACCGGGCTCGGCTCGATCTACGGCGAGCTGGGCAGGCTCGACGAATCGATGGTGCACCTGGAGGAGGCGCTGCGGCTCGGCGGGGACACCGCGGGGCGCAGCACCACGTTGTTCGACCTGGGCATGACGCAGATCCACCTCGGCCGGGTCGCCGAGGCGTCGGAGAATCTCACCGAGGCGCGGCAGCTGGCCCGGCAGCAGCAGCTACGACATCTGGAGATCCGCTGTGTCGGCGCGTTCGGCTTCCGGGATCTGTGGGCCGGGCAACTGCGTTCCGCGCTGCTCTCCTTCGGCGAGGCAATGGCGGGGTGGACCGAACTCCAGTTCTCCCCCGGGATCACCGAGATCGCGCGCAACATCGCCAAGGCCTGTCTGGAGGCGGGCCGGCCGGATCTCGCCCACGACCTCGGCAGGCGCGCCCTGGCCTGGGCGCAGGCGGCCGACGTCGCCTGGCTGATCACCGGCTCCCACGTCCTGCTCGGCGACACCGCACTGGCCGAGCAGGACTTCGGCGCGGCCCGGCAGCACTTCGCCCAGGCCCGCACCCTCGCCCACCACGGCGGCGCGGACTACTGGGTGGCCGCGATCGACCGTGGCCTGGCGAGCGGACACCGCCGTTCCGGCGAACTGACCGAGGCCGCCGGCCTGGCGAAGAAAGGTCTCGACGAGGTACTCCCCCGCGACCGCGGCCAGGCGCACGCCGAGTTGTCGGCCGTCCGGCTGGCCCAGGGCGAGATCCGTGAGGCGATCGACCACGCAGGGCACGCGGAAGCGATCGCCGAGGAATACGGCTACCGGCTCGACGGCGCCCACGCCCGCCGTGCCGCCGCAGCCGCCCGCCGCGCCGCAGGCGACACCGCCGCCGCGGACGACCTGGACCGGCAGGCGGACGCGGCGCTCGACGGCATCCGTGCGGAGGCGGCACCGGTGGTGCCCGACGTCGTCGCCCTTGTGCCACCACACCAACCCGGGTGA
- a CDS encoding toluene hydroxylase: MANSPTGTRSFPKVEFTDSEAGALEFPSSKSRSYSYFKPAKLRATVYEDVTVDVQPDPDRHLTQGWVYGFGDGPGGYPHEWTRAKSSNWHAFLDPNEEWEQTLYRNNSAVVRQVSLCLDNAKRAGAYQGWNPAWQKFIARNLGAWMHAENGMALHVFTSIQRSGPTNMVNNAVAVNAAHKMRFAQDLALYNLDLSESLEIFDGDVHKEVWQSAGEWQPTRQVVEQLTATGDWAELLFGANVVFEQLVGQLFRSELIMQISARNGDYITPTIVGTGEHDYHRDLAYTRSLFHLLARDADHGEANRALFGEWLATWVPRCLDAARALQPIWSQPAEQARTFADSLAASKEKFAQLLDEIGLDLPEGWQM; encoded by the coding sequence ATGGCGAACAGTCCAACCGGGACACGCAGCTTCCCGAAGGTGGAGTTCACCGACTCCGAGGCCGGGGCACTGGAGTTCCCCAGCTCGAAAAGCCGCAGCTACAGCTACTTCAAGCCGGCCAAGCTCCGGGCGACGGTGTATGAGGACGTGACCGTCGACGTGCAGCCCGATCCCGATCGGCACCTGACCCAGGGCTGGGTCTACGGCTTCGGCGACGGCCCCGGCGGCTACCCGCACGAGTGGACGCGGGCGAAATCCTCGAATTGGCACGCTTTCCTCGATCCCAACGAGGAATGGGAACAGACGCTCTACCGCAACAATTCCGCGGTGGTGCGCCAGGTCTCGCTGTGCCTGGACAACGCCAAGCGCGCCGGCGCGTATCAGGGCTGGAATCCGGCGTGGCAGAAGTTCATCGCGCGCAACCTCGGCGCGTGGATGCACGCCGAGAACGGCATGGCACTGCACGTGTTCACCTCGATCCAGCGGTCCGGTCCGACGAACATGGTCAACAACGCGGTGGCCGTGAACGCCGCGCACAAGATGCGGTTCGCGCAGGATCTCGCGCTGTACAACCTGGACCTGTCGGAGTCGCTGGAGATCTTCGACGGCGACGTGCACAAGGAGGTCTGGCAGTCGGCCGGGGAATGGCAGCCGACGCGGCAAGTCGTCGAGCAGCTGACCGCGACCGGTGACTGGGCCGAGCTGCTTTTCGGCGCCAATGTGGTGTTCGAGCAGCTGGTCGGGCAGCTGTTCCGGTCCGAGCTGATCATGCAGATCTCGGCGCGCAATGGCGATTACATCACCCCGACCATCGTCGGCACCGGCGAGCACGACTATCACCGCGACCTCGCCTACACCCGGTCGCTGTTCCATCTGCTCGCCCGCGACGCGGACCACGGCGAGGCCAACCGTGCGTTGTTCGGTGAATGGCTGGCGACCTGGGTGCCGCGCTGCCTGGACGCGGCACGCGCGCTGCAGCCGATCTGGTCGCAGCCCGCGGAGCAGGCGCGCACGTTCGCCGATTCGCTCGCCGCGAGCAAGGAGAAGTTCGCCCAGCTGCTCGACGAGATCGGGCTCGACCTTCCGGAAGGGTGGCAGATGTGA
- a CDS encoding FAD-binding oxidoreductase: protein MGDKHCIRFEPVGIELEVTEDEKILDAAFGQGIHLMHGCREGQCSACKSYVLEGDLQMERYSTFACNDAEVEEGYVLLCRAHAFSDCTIELLDFDEDELLNSAPLQEITTEVVEIVAHTHDIVGLMLRPSVPLEFKAGQYAELTIPGTEQCRSFSMATTPSAIGQIEFLIKKYPGGRFSALLEDGLVAGDSLPLRGPYGNFTLKKGHVLPLVLMAGGAGMAPVLALLRHLAETGDSRRIRFYYGARTVADLFYLDEIRAIGEGLADFGFAVALSESADGSGGLGVVAEPGLVTDVVEAREPELHRSEVYLCGPPPMVDAALALAARQGVPDDQVFYDKFTTAVGDEQ from the coding sequence ATGGGCGACAAGCACTGCATCCGTTTCGAGCCGGTCGGGATCGAGCTGGAGGTCACCGAGGACGAGAAGATCCTGGACGCCGCCTTCGGCCAGGGCATCCACCTCATGCACGGCTGCCGCGAGGGCCAGTGCTCGGCCTGCAAGTCCTATGTGCTCGAAGGCGACCTCCAGATGGAGCGCTATTCGACGTTCGCGTGCAACGACGCGGAGGTAGAGGAGGGCTACGTGCTGCTGTGCCGGGCGCACGCGTTCAGCGACTGCACGATCGAGCTGCTCGACTTCGACGAGGACGAGCTGCTCAACTCCGCGCCGCTGCAGGAAATCACCACCGAGGTCGTCGAGATCGTGGCGCACACCCACGACATCGTCGGCCTCATGCTCCGCCCTTCGGTGCCGCTGGAGTTCAAAGCCGGGCAGTACGCCGAGCTGACCATTCCCGGCACCGAGCAGTGCCGGTCCTTCTCGATGGCGACCACTCCGTCCGCGATCGGTCAGATCGAGTTCCTGATCAAGAAGTACCCGGGCGGGCGGTTCTCGGCGTTGCTGGAGGACGGCCTCGTGGCGGGGGATTCCCTGCCACTGCGTGGACCGTACGGCAATTTCACGCTCAAGAAAGGGCATGTGCTGCCGCTGGTGCTGATGGCGGGCGGCGCGGGCATGGCGCCTGTGCTCGCCCTGCTCCGGCATCTCGCCGAAACCGGTGACTCCCGGCGGATCCGGTTCTATTACGGCGCGCGCACGGTGGCGGATCTGTTCTACCTGGACGAGATCCGGGCCATCGGGGAAGGACTGGCGGACTTCGGGTTCGCCGTCGCGCTGTCGGAATCGGCCGACGGAAGCGGCGGCCTCGGAGTGGTGGCCGAACCGGGACTGGTCACCGACGTCGTCGAGGCCCGCGAACCCGAGCTGCATCGCAGCGAGGTGTACCTGTGCGGGCCGCCGCCGATGGTGGACGCCGCGCTCGCTCTCGCGGCCCGGCAAGGCGTTCCGGACGACCAGGTGTTCTACGACAAGTTCACGACCGCAGTCGGCGACGAACAGTGA
- the mimD gene encoding propane 2-monooxygenase effector subunit MimD, with translation MSAAMEFGSQVGASNKCGVTLMNTPIGRVVADVMGTKDGVGLVEYPSMIRVDGTRLLEFDYAELTDALGQEFDGSIFEEISSTHYGRMVHLDERTLLFANPEDAAEYIGFDLPAQS, from the coding sequence GTGAGTGCCGCGATGGAGTTCGGTTCGCAGGTGGGGGCGTCGAACAAGTGCGGGGTCACCCTGATGAACACCCCGATCGGCCGGGTGGTGGCCGACGTGATGGGCACGAAGGACGGGGTCGGGCTCGTCGAGTACCCGTCGATGATCCGGGTGGACGGCACGCGGCTGCTCGAATTCGACTACGCCGAGCTGACCGACGCGCTCGGCCAGGAGTTCGACGGCTCGATCTTCGAGGAGATCAGCTCCACCCACTACGGCCGCATGGTGCATCTCGACGAGCGCACCCTGCTGTTCGCCAACCCGGAGGACGCCGCCGAGTACATCGGCTTCGACCTGCCTGCCCAGAGCTGA
- a CDS encoding sigma-54-dependent Fis family transcriptional regulator produces the protein MATRGNETMRDLRERFLSRHLPEVPGVRDVITASWRRALEHQVAVARPEPRYVSDRDEESLLAHSAAPVLANLSEELAGHPTAIVLTDANGLVIDRLSTDRTLTAGLDQISLAPGYSYAEESVGTNGIGTAVECQKSVLVSGFEHFNDELTGFECAGAPIVHPIRGHLAGVLDLTSWDEACGPLLLTLARTTAKRIEEAMLAGTGARELSLFREYLAACRRGSGAVLAVNNDVVMVSSQAEERYDVTDRSALITHATDLAGSAKPATVLADLPSGISARLEYRPVYSGTTLAGGVFRVKNQTSSRRSTTRTDLQLPGLAGASPQWRQACAAADASFGGGQWLALSGEQGTGKTEMARAIALRHGRRPLIVDCAAVDDQDAWILALADEAACSDPPVVVLQHVDALGHSRLPALTELLATWQDVPPRQAPAWVVATLGCEPIEHGTILAFFTRKVEVPPLRHRIEDLHRLVPHLLARRGSRTPAVSDACLRRLMRLPWPGNVRQLDAVLAIAVHGVHGGTLEPADLPAECQAFTRRRLTKLETLERDAIVRSLAANRGSKKRAALDLGMSRATIYRKIRAFGIVDDAS, from the coding sequence GTGGCGACTCGGGGTAACGAGACCATGCGTGACCTGCGGGAACGGTTCCTGTCACGCCACTTGCCCGAGGTGCCGGGAGTACGGGACGTGATCACCGCGTCGTGGCGGCGGGCCCTGGAGCACCAGGTCGCAGTGGCGCGGCCGGAGCCGCGCTACGTGTCCGACCGCGACGAGGAAAGCCTGCTCGCGCACAGCGCCGCTCCCGTGCTGGCGAACCTGTCCGAAGAGCTGGCCGGCCATCCGACGGCGATCGTGCTGACCGACGCGAACGGGCTGGTGATCGATCGCCTGTCGACCGATCGGACGCTCACCGCGGGACTCGATCAGATCTCTCTCGCGCCGGGCTACAGCTACGCCGAGGAATCGGTGGGGACCAACGGGATCGGCACCGCGGTGGAGTGCCAGAAGTCCGTGCTGGTGTCCGGGTTCGAGCACTTCAACGACGAGCTGACCGGCTTCGAGTGCGCCGGTGCGCCGATCGTGCACCCGATCCGCGGGCATCTGGCCGGAGTCCTGGACCTCACGTCGTGGGACGAGGCGTGCGGGCCGCTCCTGCTGACCCTGGCCCGCACCACGGCGAAGCGGATCGAGGAGGCGATGCTCGCCGGCACCGGCGCGCGCGAGCTGAGCCTGTTCCGGGAGTACCTCGCGGCGTGCCGGCGTGGTTCGGGGGCCGTGCTCGCCGTCAACAACGACGTCGTCATGGTCAGCAGCCAGGCCGAGGAACGCTACGACGTCACGGATCGCTCGGCGCTGATCACGCATGCGACGGATCTGGCCGGTTCGGCCAAACCGGCGACCGTGCTGGCCGATCTCCCGTCCGGGATCAGCGCCCGGCTCGAATACCGGCCCGTCTACAGCGGCACCACGCTCGCCGGTGGCGTCTTCCGCGTCAAGAACCAGACCTCGTCGCGGCGGAGCACCACCCGGACCGATCTCCAGCTGCCCGGACTGGCCGGGGCCAGCCCGCAGTGGCGGCAGGCGTGCGCGGCCGCGGACGCGAGTTTCGGCGGCGGGCAGTGGCTCGCCCTCAGCGGGGAGCAGGGCACCGGGAAGACCGAGATGGCCCGGGCCATCGCGCTCCGCCACGGCAGGCGGCCGCTGATCGTGGACTGCGCCGCCGTCGACGATCAGGACGCCTGGATTCTCGCGCTCGCCGACGAAGCGGCCTGCAGCGATCCGCCCGTCGTGGTGCTGCAGCACGTGGACGCGCTCGGACACAGCCGCCTGCCCGCGCTCACCGAACTGCTCGCGACTTGGCAGGACGTCCCGCCACGGCAGGCGCCCGCTTGGGTCGTGGCGACCCTCGGTTGCGAGCCGATCGAGCACGGCACGATCCTGGCTTTCTTCACTCGCAAGGTCGAAGTTCCGCCGCTGCGGCACCGTATCGAGGACCTGCACCGGCTCGTTCCGCATCTGCTGGCCCGCCGCGGCAGCCGCACGCCCGCCGTCTCCGATGCCTGCCTCCGCCGGCTGATGCGCCTGCCGTGGCCCGGAAACGTCCGGCAGCTCGACGCCGTGCTCGCCATCGCCGTGCACGGGGTGCACGGCGGCACCCTCGAACCCGCGGATCTGCCCGCCGAATGCCAGGCCTTCACCCGCCGCAGGCTGACCAAGCTCGAAACCCTCGAACGCGACGCGATCGTGCGCAGCCTGGCCGCCAATCGGGGGAGCAAGAAACGCGCCGCGCTGGATCTGGGCATGTCGCGCGCCACGATCTACCGCAAGATCCGCGCCTTCGGCATCGTCGACGACGCGTCGTGA
- a CDS encoding methane monooxygenase: MSRQSLTQAHRKITELSWEPTFATPATRFGTDYTFEKAPKKDPLKQIMRSYFPMEEEKDSRVFGAMDGAIRGNMFRQVQQRWLEWQKLFLSIIPFPEISAARAMPMAIDAVPNPEIHNGLAVQMIDEVRHSTIQMNLKKLYMNNYIDPAGFDITEKAFANNYAGTIGRQFGEGFITGDAITAANIYLTVVAETAFTNTLFVAMPDEAAANGDYLLPTVFHSVQSDESRHISNGYSILLMALADERNRPLLERDLRYAWWNNHCVVDAAIGTFIEYGTKDRRKDRESYAEMWRRWIYDDYYRSYLLPLEKYGLVIPHDLVEEAWNRITNNFYVHRVAQFFATGWPVNYWRIDGMTDADFEWFEDKYPGWYAQFGKWWEAYNRMRYPGRNKPIAFEDVGYEYPHRCWSCMVPCLVRQDLVVDKVDDQWRTYCSETCAWTDKVAFRPEYQGRETPNMGRLTGQREWETLHHDRDLADIVRDLGYVRDDGRTLIPQPHLDLDDPKKLWTLDDLKGIPFASPNVALNKMTDAEREQWAAAYRANPNIPVA; this comes from the coding sequence TTGAGCAGGCAAAGTCTCACCCAAGCACACCGCAAGATCACCGAACTTTCGTGGGAGCCGACGTTCGCGACACCGGCGACGCGCTTCGGCACGGACTACACCTTCGAGAAGGCACCGAAGAAGGACCCGCTCAAGCAGATCATGCGGTCCTACTTCCCGATGGAAGAGGAAAAGGACAGCCGGGTCTTCGGCGCCATGGACGGCGCGATCCGCGGGAACATGTTCCGGCAGGTGCAGCAGCGCTGGCTGGAATGGCAGAAACTGTTCCTCTCGATCATCCCGTTCCCGGAGATCTCCGCGGCCCGGGCGATGCCGATGGCGATCGACGCGGTGCCGAATCCGGAGATCCACAATGGACTCGCGGTGCAGATGATCGACGAGGTCCGGCACTCGACGATCCAGATGAACCTCAAGAAGCTGTACATGAACAACTACATCGACCCGGCCGGGTTCGACATCACCGAGAAGGCGTTCGCGAACAACTACGCGGGCACCATCGGCCGTCAGTTCGGCGAGGGGTTCATCACCGGTGACGCGATCACCGCGGCGAACATCTACCTGACCGTGGTCGCCGAGACCGCGTTCACCAACACGTTGTTCGTCGCGATGCCGGACGAGGCCGCGGCCAACGGCGACTATCTGCTGCCGACCGTGTTCCACTCGGTGCAGTCCGACGAATCGCGGCACATCAGCAACGGTTACTCGATCCTGCTGATGGCGCTGGCCGACGAGCGCAACCGCCCGCTGCTGGAGCGCGACCTGCGCTACGCCTGGTGGAACAACCACTGCGTGGTCGACGCCGCGATCGGTACCTTCATCGAATACGGCACCAAGGACCGCCGCAAGGACCGGGAATCCTACGCCGAGATGTGGCGACGCTGGATCTACGACGACTACTACCGCAGTTACCTGCTGCCGCTGGAAAAGTACGGGCTGGTGATTCCGCACGACCTGGTCGAGGAGGCGTGGAACCGGATCACGAACAACTTCTACGTGCACCGGGTCGCCCAGTTCTTCGCCACCGGCTGGCCGGTGAACTACTGGCGGATCGACGGCATGACCGACGCCGACTTCGAGTGGTTCGAGGACAAATACCCGGGCTGGTACGCGCAATTCGGCAAGTGGTGGGAAGCCTACAACCGGATGCGCTACCCGGGCCGGAACAAGCCGATCGCGTTCGAGGACGTCGGCTACGAGTACCCGCACCGCTGCTGGAGCTGCATGGTGCCCTGCCTGGTGCGCCAGGACCTGGTGGTGGACAAGGTCGACGACCAGTGGCGCACCTACTGCTCGGAGACCTGCGCGTGGACCGACAAGGTCGCCTTCCGGCCGGAATACCAGGGCCGGGAGACGCCGAACATGGGCCGGCTGACCGGGCAGCGGGAATGGGAGACCCTGCACCACGACCGCGACCTCGCCGACATCGTCCGGGACCTCGGCTACGTCCGCGACGACGGCCGGACGCTGATCCCGCAGCCGCACCTGGATCTCGACGACCCGAAGAAGCTCTGGACCCTCGACGACCTCAAGGGCATCCCGTTCGCCAGCCCGAACGTGGCACTCAACAAGATGACCGACGCCGAACGCGAACAGTGGGCCGCGGCCTACCGCGCGAACCCGAACATCCCTGTCGCCTGA
- a CDS encoding amidohydrolase family protein, which yields MVFGVRGTTLPDRVVRTFAVDGDRLREGGCDELISDGGWLLPGLVDMHTHPGSTGPDDPFSDEQLRRHLEAHRDAGVLLVRVPGSTVRLPDWAGTEPGLPRVRSAGRWLAPNGSFYPGYGREIGDDELVRAAVEEAGAGGWCKIIGDWEPTEATVPLDVLTEAVAAVHEAGGRVAVHCQNAEGGRNAVLAGADSIEHGMHLEPEMLDRMAAQGTALVPTFTTFAGIAERTRDKAPSALRDWLLAGWDGMPSIVGAAYEAGVTVLAGTDCAPYGNIATEVGWLRKAGLPAEAALGAACWTARHWLGEPGLADGAPADLVVYEADPVTDPGVLADPKRIILGGRVIR from the coding sequence GTGGTTTTCGGGGTCCGCGGGACCACGTTGCCGGACCGGGTGGTCCGGACGTTCGCGGTGGACGGCGACCGGTTGCGCGAGGGCGGCTGCGACGAGTTGATCTCGGACGGCGGCTGGCTCCTGCCGGGCCTGGTGGACATGCACACCCATCCGGGTTCGACGGGGCCGGACGACCCGTTCTCCGACGAGCAGCTGCGCCGCCATCTCGAAGCGCACCGCGACGCCGGGGTGCTGCTGGTGCGGGTGCCGGGCTCGACCGTCCGGCTCCCGGACTGGGCCGGGACCGAACCGGGGCTGCCCCGGGTCCGCTCGGCCGGGCGCTGGCTCGCCCCGAACGGCTCGTTCTACCCGGGATACGGGCGGGAAATCGGCGACGACGAGCTGGTCCGCGCCGCGGTCGAGGAGGCGGGCGCCGGCGGCTGGTGCAAGATCATCGGCGATTGGGAACCCACCGAGGCCACCGTTCCGCTCGATGTGCTCACCGAGGCAGTCGCCGCGGTGCACGAAGCGGGTGGCCGGGTGGCGGTGCACTGCCAGAACGCCGAGGGCGGCCGCAACGCCGTGCTCGCCGGGGCGGACAGCATCGAGCACGGGATGCACCTCGAACCGGAGATGCTGGACCGGATGGCCGCGCAGGGCACCGCGCTGGTTCCCACGTTCACCACTTTCGCGGGCATCGCCGAACGGACCAGGGACAAGGCGCCGAGTGCCCTGCGCGACTGGCTGCTCGCGGGCTGGGACGGGATGCCCTCGATCGTCGGGGCCGCCTATGAGGCGGGCGTCACAGTGCTCGCTGGGACAGACTGCGCGCCCTATGGCAACATCGCCACCGAGGTCGGCTGGCTGCGCAAAGCCGGTTTGCCGGCCGAGGCCGCGCTCGGCGCCGCGTGCTGGACGGCGCGCCACTGGCTCGGCGAGCCTGGCCTTGCCGACGGCGCACCGGCAGACTTGGTGGTCTATGAGGCAGACCCGGTCACCGATCCTGGTGTGCTCGCCGATCCGAAACGGATCATCCTCGGCGGCCGGGTGATCCGCTGA